ctctctctctctgtgtgtgTTTCTTGTGCAGATGAAAAATATGATCAAGGAAAAAGAAGCTGCTATTATTTGTCTGGAGAAAAAGTTTAAGGAAGAACTAATAAATGAGAAAGAATGTCTAAATAAGGAATTTGGAAAAGTGAAAGCTGAGCAGCAGTTTTTAGTTAATCAACTGGAAATGGCATCATATACCATAGAAAACCTTGGTCAAGAATTGCAAAAGGAGCAAAACATAGTCGAAGAGCTTACCATCGAAGTTGATAACCTAGAACTCTGTGTTCAAAATGCTGGGAGTGAGAAAAGGCAACTCCAACAGCAGCTAAAGGAGAAGCTACATTCTGTAGGATTCTTGCAAGAAAGGATCGACTTGGTTTCACTAGATATCAAGGATAAAGAGGATACTATTTGGCATCTTAGTTGTAGACTTGCTGACAAAGATAGAGAGCTGGATCAACTCAGCTCCGTATATAAGCAGTTGGAGGATCATCTACCTAGTTTGGAGTTAGAGAACAAGCAATTGAAGAATGTGCTTTTGAGAAGATTGTGTTCGGAGCTTGAAGAAGAGGTCTGTAAAGTC
This sequence is a window from Salvia splendens isolate huo1 chromosome 5, SspV2, whole genome shotgun sequence. Protein-coding genes within it:
- the LOC121803092 gene encoding MAR-binding filament-like protein 1-1, with the protein product MPFLQERPSGHPFFSILNVLGILGSGILAALFASKKEKAISDATVEHMKNMIKEKEAAIICLEKKFKEELINEKECLNKEFGKVKAEQQFLVNQLEMASYTIENLGQELQKEQNIVEELTIEVDNLELCVQNAGSEKRQLQQQLKEKLHSVGFLQERIDLVSLDIKDKEDTIWHLSCRLADKDRELDQLSSVYKQLEDHLPSLELENKQLKNVLLRRLCSELEEEVCKVQADFREARESLHMKLEEAKWGAEILSRELSSANDLFSKSNE